A stretch of the Vibrio stylophorae genome encodes the following:
- a CDS encoding NCS2 family permease, whose product MSQKSASPFAQEEKQPAQQSSFLNKVDRYFLISQRGSNVRQEVLAGLTTFLAMVYSVIVVPSMLGEAGFDHGAVFLATCLVAAFGSLLMGLWANLPMAIGCAISLTAFTAYSLVLGQGVSIPVALGAVFLMGVVFTAITVTGLRQWILTHLPTGIAHGTGIGIGLFLLLIAADGVGLVEKNTAAGLPVKFGDFTSLPVLMSILGLAAIFGLEKRRVPGGILLVIIAISALGLAFDPNVTFHGFFAMPTFGGEGSLFASMDIMGALSPLVFPSVLALVMTAIFDATGTIRAVAGQANLLDKDGNIIDGGKALTADSVSSIASGIVGGAPAAVYIESAAGTAAGGKTGLTAVVVGALFLLLLFISPISYLVPSYATAPALMYVGCLMLSNVNKLNFEDSIDALSGLVCAVFIVLTANIVTGIMLGFLCLVCGRVVAGEWKKLSLGVVILTAILVTFYAGGWAL is encoded by the coding sequence ATGTCTCAGAAGTCCGCTTCTCCCTTCGCTCAAGAAGAGAAACAACCCGCGCAGCAATCCTCTTTTCTCAATAAAGTTGACCGCTATTTTTTGATCAGCCAGCGTGGCAGCAATGTTCGCCAAGAAGTGCTTGCGGGTCTCACTACATTTTTAGCCATGGTCTATTCGGTGATCGTGGTGCCAAGCATGCTAGGTGAAGCGGGTTTTGATCACGGCGCTGTATTTCTTGCGACCTGTTTGGTGGCAGCATTTGGTTCGCTCTTGATGGGGCTTTGGGCCAACTTGCCGATGGCGATTGGCTGCGCGATTTCGCTCACCGCTTTTACCGCCTATAGCTTGGTACTGGGGCAGGGCGTGTCAATTCCGGTGGCGCTCGGCGCTGTATTTTTGATGGGTGTCGTGTTTACGGCAATCACAGTGACAGGATTGCGTCAGTGGATTTTGACTCATCTGCCGACGGGCATTGCCCATGGTACAGGTATTGGTATTGGTCTTTTTCTGTTGTTGATTGCAGCTGACGGGGTTGGACTGGTTGAGAAAAACACCGCTGCGGGTTTACCTGTTAAATTTGGTGATTTCACATCGCTGCCAGTGTTGATGTCGATTTTGGGTTTAGCCGCTATTTTCGGCTTAGAAAAACGCCGTGTTCCGGGCGGTATTTTATTAGTGATTATTGCGATCTCGGCCCTTGGTTTGGCCTTTGATCCTAATGTGACATTCCACGGTTTCTTCGCCATGCCGACCTTTGGTGGTGAGGGCTCCCTATTTGCCTCGATGGATATTATGGGCGCGTTGAGCCCGCTGGTTTTTCCAAGTGTGTTGGCATTGGTGATGACCGCCATTTTTGATGCGACAGGCACCATTCGTGCGGTAGCGGGGCAAGCTAACCTATTGGATAAAGATGGCAATATTATTGATGGTGGTAAGGCGTTAACCGCTGACTCGGTTAGTAGTATTGCATCTGGCATTGTCGGCGGGGCACCTGCTGCTGTGTATATTGAATCAGCAGCCGGCACCGCAGCAGGCGGTAAAACAGGCTTAACCGCTGTGGTGGTTGGCGCTTTGTTTTTGCTGCTTTTGTTTATCTCACCCATTAGCTATTTGGTGCCAAGCTATGCGACTGCGCCTGCACTGATGTATGTTGGCTGTTTGATGCTGAGCAATGTCAACAAGCTGAATTTTGAAGACTCCATTGACGCATTGTCTGGCTTGGTGTGCGCTGTGTTTATTGTGCTGACCGCGAATATTGTGACCGGTATTATGCTGGGTTTCCTATGTCTCGTTTGTGGTCGTGTGGTGGCTGGTGAGTGGAAGAAACTAAGCCTTGGTGTGGTGATCCTCACGGCGATTTTGGTAACCTTTTATGCCGGTGGCTGGGCGCTTTAA
- a CDS encoding AAA family ATPase codes for MPMDVQFRPDITQGEVPVLYLFSGLPGVGKSTLAQKLAQHTRAYYLRIDTLEQGLRDVCHINVEGEGYRLGYRLIADNLKLGLSCIADCCNPIALTRREWQAVATEIGVPFINIEVCCSDVKAHRHRVQTRSVAVSNLRLPTWPEVCAREYEPWHESVIRIDTAGQTPAQSFSQLLNLLERAEGYA; via the coding sequence ATGCCAATGGATGTGCAATTTAGGCCTGATATCACGCAAGGTGAGGTACCTGTGTTGTATCTTTTTTCGGGTTTACCTGGTGTGGGTAAATCCACGCTAGCGCAAAAACTCGCGCAGCATACTCGTGCTTACTATTTGCGTATCGATACCCTTGAGCAAGGGCTTCGTGATGTGTGTCATATCAATGTTGAGGGCGAGGGCTATCGGCTGGGTTATCGCTTAATTGCGGACAATCTTAAGTTAGGGCTAAGCTGTATCGCCGATTGCTGCAATCCCATCGCACTAACGCGGCGCGAATGGCAAGCCGTCGCTACAGAAATAGGCGTGCCCTTTATCAATATTGAAGTGTGCTGCTCTGATGTAAAAGCGCATCGACATCGAGTACAAACACGCTCGGTCGCAGTGAGCAATTTGCGGCTGCCCACTTGGCCTGAGGTTTGCGCGCGCGAATATGAGCCATGGCATGAGTCGGTGATCCGCATTGATACTGCGGGGCAAACACCGGCGCAGTCCTTTTCTCAATTGCTGAATTTGCTAGAGCGCGCTGAGGGCTATGCTTAG
- the nqrM gene encoding (Na+)-NQR maturation NqrM produces the protein MAIGVIFKRAPIQGSCGGLSQIGVSRVCNCKTSCNAPRLYHIQEPESDTQIVRHINSKTRK, from the coding sequence ATGGCCATTGGCGTGATATTTAAGCGTGCCCCCATTCAAGGGAGCTGTGGCGGATTAAGCCAAATTGGCGTAAGCCGCGTGTGTAACTGCAAAACGTCCTGTAATGCGCCGCGTCTTTATCACATTCAAGAGCCTGAGTCTGACACACAAATAGTAAGGCACATAAATAGCAAGACACGCAAATAG
- a CDS encoding NifB/NifX family molybdenum-iron cluster-binding protein, translating into MIVAMPIQGDMIANHFMRAPEIAVLQGQVNAKQQTITRLTHAQNGEMNCAGKKKLIEALKAQGVQRLYVRNIGQRALGKLLAAGIEVVQVAQKVPYWGLLETTFVPFQDASEGRIPKKHQAGHSSCGGCHHDSKPAPSLLSAPLSTNQTKLSHAKTLQLIKPLNKQLFKPLGKSSNK; encoded by the coding sequence ATGATCGTCGCAATGCCCATTCAAGGCGATATGATTGCCAATCACTTTATGCGCGCCCCTGAAATTGCAGTGCTGCAAGGACAGGTGAATGCCAAACAGCAAACCATCACACGATTGACCCACGCCCAAAATGGCGAGATGAACTGCGCGGGTAAAAAAAAGCTGATTGAAGCCCTCAAAGCCCAAGGCGTTCAGCGCCTTTATGTGCGCAATATTGGCCAGCGTGCCCTCGGCAAACTATTGGCAGCTGGCATTGAAGTGGTACAAGTGGCTCAGAAAGTGCCTTACTGGGGGCTGCTTGAAACAACCTTTGTGCCTTTTCAAGATGCTAGCGAGGGGCGCATCCCCAAAAAACATCAAGCGGGCCATTCAAGCTGTGGTGGTTGTCATCATGATAGCAAGCCTGCGCCTAGCTTATTAAGCGCGCCGCTTTCAACAAATCAAACAAAGTTAAGCCACGCAAAAACATTGCAGTTGATCAAGCCCCTAAACAAGCAATTGTTCAAGCCCTTGGGCAAGTCATCGAACAAGTAA
- a CDS encoding DUF134 domain-containing protein — MARPKISRRICGRAPYSCFKPNGVPTHSLTQVQLLPEEFEALRLADLEGLSQLDAAAQMQVSRQTFGNIVASARYKVAQCLVHGQALMLNQEMENEQ; from the coding sequence ATGGCTCGACCAAAGATAAGCCGCCGCATTTGTGGCCGTGCACCCTACAGCTGCTTTAAACCCAATGGGGTTCCAACCCATTCGCTGACTCAGGTGCAACTGCTACCTGAAGAGTTTGAAGCACTTCGACTTGCGGATTTAGAAGGATTGAGTCAATTAGACGCGGCAGCGCAGATGCAAGTATCACGACAGACATTTGGAAATATTGTCGCAAGTGCTAGATACAAAGTGGCGCAATGCTTAGTCCATGGCCAAGCATTGATGCTCAACCAAGAGATGGAGAATGAACAATGA
- a CDS encoding PaaI family thioesterase, whose amino-acid sequence MFTKINDDAKTCAALAHRYCYVCGQKNCAADALQLRFKRVDERSVSAAFQLTHAHQGYSGLAHGGMIASVLDGAMTHCLFVQHIQALTAELTVRYHQPWPIELQGCVCATVDKARHGVYWLHAKMTADGVCYASAHAKFIAPNPLVEVI is encoded by the coding sequence GTGTTCACCAAGATCAATGATGACGCGAAGACATGTGCGGCATTAGCACATCGCTATTGCTATGTGTGTGGCCAGAAGAATTGCGCCGCTGACGCATTGCAGCTGCGATTTAAGCGAGTCGATGAGCGCAGTGTAAGTGCCGCGTTTCAGCTGACCCATGCGCACCAAGGTTATAGCGGGCTTGCGCATGGCGGTATGATTGCCAGTGTACTGGATGGCGCCATGACCCACTGCCTTTTTGTCCAGCACATTCAAGCTTTAACGGCTGAGCTAACGGTTCGCTACCATCAGCCGTGGCCTATTGAACTTCAAGGCTGTGTCTGTGCCACCGTTGATAAGGCGCGCCATGGCGTATATTGGTTACACGCCAAAATGACTGCAGATGGCGTGTGTTACGCTAGCGCGCATGCAAAATTTATCGCGCCGAATCCTTTGGTGGAAGTGATTTAG
- a CDS encoding peroxiredoxin, which produces MISQGQAIPAASLYQLTDNGIEAHATQALFANHKTVLFAVPGAFTPTCSDDHLPSYIIYADALKAKGVTQIICVSVNDPFVMKAWGKSQNTEALTLLADGSADFTKALGLEMDTGSFGGIRSQRYAMVIDDGVVSQLFVEEPEQYEVSSAQSVLAHL; this is translated from the coding sequence ATGATCAGTCAAGGCCAAGCGATCCCCGCCGCATCGCTGTATCAATTAACCGACAATGGGATTGAGGCGCATGCTACGCAGGCGCTGTTTGCCAATCATAAAACAGTGCTTTTTGCCGTTCCCGGTGCCTTTACGCCAACCTGTTCGGATGATCATCTACCAAGCTACATCATCTATGCCGATGCCCTCAAAGCCAAAGGGGTGACGCAAATTATCTGTGTATCAGTTAACGATCCTTTTGTGATGAAAGCCTGGGGTAAATCGCAAAACACTGAGGCATTAACCTTGCTGGCTGATGGCAGCGCGGATTTTACCAAAGCGTTAGGGCTTGAGATGGACACCGGTTCATTTGGTGGCATTCGTTCACAGCGCTATGCCATGGTGATCGATGATGGCGTGGTCAGTCAGTTATTTGTTGAGGAACCAGAACAATATGAAGTGAGCTCGGCGCAATCGGTGCTGGCGCATTTATAA
- a CDS encoding RluA family pseudouridine synthase: MPDNNDPQFHRFESAIDAIALPLRFTYPFYYQPHALSELAAAQLQRYLTTQQDWQHNFGLNTEDDLSSAIGKMFGVLVVENQHGELGFLQGFSGKLANQNLHSGFVPPVFDMLVEDSFFLPEQTQINALTAEMAAIQQDATFIALKAALAQAQNEYAQALAAHKQVMQQNRQQRKTLRQQAAQTPSESTSELLKQLSQESVHDKLALRDLKLHWDALIAELELQTEGYQAKFAALKTERAARSHDLQHHLFAQYRFLNAKGKMCDLNELFADSALGTIPAGAGECAAPKLLQYAYQQGYRPIAMAEFWWGRSPKSEIRRHGQFYPSCQGKCKPILTHMLEGLEVDDNPLAHHCSDDFEVEIVYADAHMAVVNKPAEFLSVPGKTITDSVYSRMQARFPEATGPLIVHRLDMSTSGLMVIALSERANKHLQQQFIQRSAEKRYCALVEGEVEGEQGTITLPLRGDLYDRPRQLVCFEHGKPAETYWQVIARTNNRTKLWLYPKTGRTHQLRVHCAHPMGLNLPMVGDDLYGVKAERLYLHAELLVLNHPISQERMTFEAPAPF, encoded by the coding sequence ATGCCTGATAATAACGATCCGCAATTTCATCGCTTTGAAAGCGCAATTGATGCCATTGCGCTGCCTTTACGATTTACCTATCCCTTCTATTATCAGCCGCATGCTTTAAGTGAACTTGCTGCCGCGCAGTTACAGCGCTATTTAACGACCCAGCAAGATTGGCAACACAATTTTGGCCTAAACACTGAAGATGATTTAAGCAGTGCGATTGGCAAAATGTTTGGTGTGCTGGTGGTTGAAAATCAGCATGGTGAACTGGGCTTTTTACAAGGGTTTTCGGGCAAGCTTGCCAATCAAAATTTGCACTCAGGCTTTGTGCCGCCTGTGTTTGATATGTTGGTGGAAGATAGCTTCTTTTTACCCGAGCAAACACAAATTAATGCGCTGACCGCCGAGATGGCCGCCATTCAACAGGATGCGACCTTTATCGCTTTAAAAGCGGCACTTGCGCAGGCGCAAAATGAATACGCACAAGCGCTCGCGGCGCATAAACAGGTGATGCAGCAAAATCGCCAGCAGCGTAAAACGCTGCGCCAGCAAGCCGCGCAAACGCCCAGTGAAAGCACCAGTGAGCTGCTTAAACAGCTTAGCCAAGAAAGTGTGCATGACAAGCTTGCGCTGCGCGATTTGAAATTGCATTGGGATGCATTGATTGCCGAGCTTGAGCTGCAAACTGAGGGCTATCAGGCAAAATTTGCAGCGCTAAAAACAGAGCGCGCTGCACGCTCCCATGACTTGCAGCATCATCTTTTTGCGCAGTATCGATTCCTTAATGCCAAGGGCAAGATGTGCGATCTCAATGAGCTGTTCGCCGATTCTGCTTTGGGTACCATTCCAGCTGGCGCTGGTGAGTGCGCGGCGCCGAAGTTGCTGCAATATGCGTATCAACAGGGTTATCGCCCCATTGCCATGGCTGAGTTTTGGTGGGGGCGCTCGCCAAAATCGGAAATTCGACGCCATGGTCAGTTTTATCCTTCCTGTCAGGGCAAATGTAAGCCGATTTTGACCCATATGCTTGAAGGGCTTGAGGTTGATGACAACCCGCTCGCCCATCATTGCAGCGATGATTTTGAAGTGGAAATTGTCTATGCCGATGCGCATATGGCGGTGGTCAACAAACCCGCTGAGTTTCTCTCTGTGCCGGGTAAAACGATCACAGATTCCGTCTATAGCCGTATGCAAGCACGTTTTCCTGAAGCCACGGGGCCATTAATTGTGCACCGTTTGGATATGTCGACGTCTGGTTTGATGGTGATTGCCTTATCGGAGCGTGCAAACAAGCATTTGCAGCAGCAATTTATTCAGCGCAGCGCAGAAAAACGTTATTGCGCCTTGGTTGAAGGTGAGGTGGAAGGCGAGCAAGGCACCATTACTTTGCCGCTTCGTGGCGATCTTTATGACAGGCCAAGGCAGCTGGTTTGTTTTGAGCATGGAAAACCGGCAGAAACCTATTGGCAGGTGATTGCCCGTACGAACAACCGCACTAAGTTATGGCTTTATCCTAAAACAGGCCGTACCCACCAGCTTCGTGTGCATTGTGCCCATCCTATGGGGCTTAATTTACCCATGGTGGGCGACGATCTTTACGGGGTAAAAGCCGAGCGACTCTATCTGCATGCAGAATTGCTTGTTCTGAATCATCCCATCAGCCAAGAGCGCATGACCTTTGAGGCGCCTGCTCCGTTCTAA
- a CDS encoding serine hydrolase domain-containing protein, whose translation MKLKTRIVGCLLSVFLVGCDSEQPPLEGVYRNLETPGIYFFIEKQNGEYFAQWPFSRDPIYINKNSSPIIVAPHGTIRIDFVDENRVDLILEGRRYPYMRENKAGDPLEILFDNPEVINIAQLSQCDLDYSTQPLANVAPHPEKIDALVKTISQRQSPYQQVNSLLILKGDKLVSENYFRGWHRQLPHQVQSVSKSVTALLFGMAQKEGHFSDMNEPIANYLPSYQAHFSGDKRNITLDHLLSMRAGLAWNETQLSYNDPQNDRSIESTSADGMDYTLSKPLQHAPGDAFYYNGGLVTITGEIIAKATEEDNVADYAKYGPMTELCLKNAYWLLQSDRYPNAAGGLFLRPIDMVKLGQLVRDDGQWQGQTLIQPSWLKQALSGKVDKALGDLDYGYYWWKDSFTYQGQSYEIDLAWGWGEQHIAVVKALDLVVVQTAQNFQQAPSFETMLKEKILPAFIEEQVGEKH comes from the coding sequence ATGAAGTTGAAAACCCGCATCGTCGGATGCCTTCTAAGCGTTTTTTTGGTCGGTTGTGATAGCGAGCAGCCACCACTGGAGGGGGTCTATCGCAACCTAGAAACACCAGGGATCTATTTTTTTATTGAGAAGCAAAATGGTGAGTATTTTGCACAGTGGCCTTTTTCGCGTGACCCCATTTATATCAATAAAAATTCTTCACCGATTATTGTTGCGCCTCACGGGACGATTCGCATCGACTTTGTCGATGAGAATCGGGTCGATCTGATTTTAGAAGGTCGTCGATATCCGTATATGCGCGAAAATAAAGCGGGCGATCCGCTAGAGATTTTGTTCGATAATCCAGAAGTCATTAATATCGCGCAGCTTTCTCAATGTGATTTGGATTACAGCACGCAACCGCTAGCCAATGTGGCGCCACATCCTGAGAAAATTGATGCGTTAGTGAAAACCATTTCGCAAAGACAATCGCCGTATCAACAAGTGAATAGCTTGCTGATTTTGAAAGGCGACAAGTTGGTCAGTGAAAATTATTTCAGAGGTTGGCATCGTCAATTGCCGCATCAGGTGCAATCTGTGTCGAAGTCCGTGACGGCACTGCTGTTTGGTATGGCGCAAAAAGAGGGGCATTTTAGTGATATGAATGAGCCCATCGCCAATTATTTACCAAGCTATCAGGCACATTTTTCTGGCGATAAGCGTAACATTACCCTCGATCATCTATTAAGTATGCGTGCAGGACTGGCTTGGAACGAGACGCAGCTAAGTTATAACGATCCACAAAATGATCGCTCTATTGAATCGACCAGTGCGGATGGCATGGACTACACCTTATCAAAACCGCTTCAGCACGCGCCTGGCGACGCTTTTTATTACAATGGTGGTTTAGTCACCATCACCGGCGAGATTATTGCCAAGGCCACCGAAGAAGATAATGTTGCTGATTATGCGAAATATGGACCGATGACCGAGCTTTGCCTTAAAAATGCTTATTGGCTGTTGCAATCGGATCGCTATCCTAATGCCGCTGGTGGACTCTTCCTTCGTCCTATCGATATGGTCAAATTGGGACAATTAGTCCGGGATGATGGTCAGTGGCAGGGGCAAACCTTAATTCAGCCATCATGGCTTAAACAAGCGCTTAGCGGCAAAGTGGACAAGGCTCTAGGGGATCTTGACTATGGTTATTATTGGTGGAAAGACAGCTTCACCTACCAAGGCCAAAGTTATGAAATCGATTTGGCATGGGGCTGGGGAGAGCAGCACATTGCGGTGGTAAAAGCGCTTGATTTAGTCGTGGTGCAAACCGCGCAAAACTTTCAGCAAGCGCCAAGTTTTGAAACCATGCTTAAGGAAAAAATTCTGCCAGCTTTTATTGAAGAACAAGTTGGCGAGAAGCATTAG
- a CDS encoding Lon protease family protein yields the protein MAMNQLSDKDVYRQAPLTLVTEKTTKNIEPLSEIIGQDRAKQAVAFAMSMPDRGYNIYAVGDNGLGKRTMILRYLNRLKSNGNGRYDWCYVSNFAVSREPSLLKLPAGMAQTFKKDVENWIAKLVKTLPIAFENERYYHSTEQLKAQLSEQQAEAVATVSQQAKIAGVALSMTNEGEYQFVAMNGEEPHTEESFMALSSKERAAIESCISKLELQLRAVIREMTQWEQDYSDEMQRINEQTAQVVVQAQLTKLLKKYQDHDNLVAHLQAVEADIYENLEIFLDDSDAQTELSYATLDKSLPRRYQINVMVAHDKDEMPIVVEENPNYPALFGYIENATYKGTVFTDFSLIRSGSLHRANGGVLLMDAVKVLERPYVWDGLKRALRANAINMNALEREVSLSGGISLEPQPMPLNVKIILFGDYHTYRLLQQYDAEFTELFRITADFEEEMVRNDETERSYARFIARILQESEMLHCDRPAMARVIEYSARQAQNQNRLSLHSGDIANLLREANYQAKEAGATKIGAGHVEKALATKEYRVSRVRDSVLDGFRDGVTLIDIKGEVVGQVNALAVMATNDHSFGMPNRITATVAHGEGEFLDIERKARLGGQIHSKGVMILSAYLSALFGQHQTMPLKTHLTFEQSYGGVDGDSASMAELCAIVSAMSGIPVAQHFAITGSMNQFGEAQPIGGVNEKIEGFFDVCTLKGPMANQGVIIPRSNQQHLMLRKDVVSAIERGEFHIYVVDHVTDAIALLLQRPAGLEQHDEQISFAKGSVYACIAEKFEQRWQWLAQHAIHKASSC from the coding sequence ATGGCAATGAATCAATTGAGTGACAAGGATGTATATCGCCAAGCGCCATTAACCTTAGTGACTGAAAAAACGACTAAAAACATAGAGCCGCTCAGTGAAATTATCGGTCAGGACAGAGCCAAGCAGGCAGTGGCATTTGCGATGTCGATGCCCGATCGTGGTTATAACATTTACGCTGTAGGCGACAATGGATTAGGCAAGCGCACTATGATTTTGCGCTATCTCAATCGCCTAAAATCCAATGGGAATGGTCGATATGATTGGTGTTATGTCTCCAATTTTGCAGTGTCTCGTGAGCCCAGTTTATTGAAATTGCCTGCAGGGATGGCGCAGACATTTAAAAAAGATGTGGAAAATTGGATCGCCAAGTTGGTGAAAACCTTGCCCATCGCCTTTGAGAATGAGCGGTATTATCACAGTACCGAGCAGCTTAAAGCCCAGCTATCGGAGCAGCAGGCCGAAGCGGTCGCAACAGTGAGCCAGCAAGCAAAAATTGCGGGTGTTGCACTGAGCATGACCAATGAGGGCGAATATCAATTTGTGGCGATGAATGGCGAAGAGCCGCACACCGAAGAGAGCTTTATGGCGCTTTCTAGTAAGGAACGAGCGGCCATAGAGTCTTGCATTAGCAAGCTTGAGCTTCAACTGCGCGCAGTGATCCGTGAAATGACACAGTGGGAGCAAGATTATAGTGATGAGATGCAGCGCATCAACGAGCAAACTGCACAAGTAGTGGTGCAAGCGCAGCTCACAAAGTTGCTGAAAAAATATCAAGATCACGACAATCTGGTGGCCCACCTGCAAGCAGTAGAAGCAGATATCTATGAAAATCTAGAGATTTTCCTTGATGACAGCGATGCACAAACAGAGCTGTCCTACGCCACACTGGATAAAAGCCTGCCGCGCCGTTACCAAATCAATGTGATGGTTGCCCATGATAAAGATGAGATGCCCATCGTGGTCGAGGAGAACCCCAACTATCCCGCGCTCTTTGGCTATATCGAGAATGCTACTTACAAAGGCACGGTGTTTACTGACTTTTCGTTGATTCGCAGCGGCAGTTTGCACCGAGCCAATGGTGGTGTGCTGCTGATGGATGCGGTCAAAGTGCTTGAGCGCCCCTATGTGTGGGATGGCTTAAAGCGAGCGCTGCGCGCCAATGCGATCAATATGAATGCGCTTGAGCGCGAAGTCAGTTTGTCGGGCGGGATCTCTCTTGAGCCGCAACCTATGCCGCTCAACGTCAAGATTATCCTCTTTGGTGATTATCACACCTACCGATTGCTGCAGCAGTACGATGCCGAGTTTACTGAGCTGTTTCGAATCACCGCTGATTTTGAAGAGGAGATGGTTCGCAATGATGAAACCGAGCGGAGTTATGCGCGTTTTATTGCACGCATTTTACAAGAGAGTGAGATGCTGCATTGCGATCGCCCAGCCATGGCTCGTGTGATTGAGTACAGCGCGCGCCAAGCGCAAAATCAAAATCGTTTGTCGCTACACTCTGGCGATATTGCCAATCTATTACGTGAAGCCAACTATCAGGCAAAAGAAGCGGGCGCGACCAAAATTGGTGCCGGCCATGTGGAAAAGGCACTGGCCACCAAAGAGTATCGTGTCAGTCGTGTGCGCGATTCGGTGCTAGATGGCTTTCGTGACGGTGTCACTTTAATTGATATCAAAGGTGAGGTGGTTGGCCAGGTCAATGCGCTGGCGGTCATGGCCACTAATGATCATAGCTTTGGTATGCCTAATCGTATTACAGCCACAGTGGCCCATGGTGAAGGCGAGTTTTTAGATATTGAGCGCAAAGCCAGATTGGGCGGTCAGATCCACTCCAAAGGGGTGATGATTCTCTCGGCCTATCTCAGTGCGCTCTTTGGACAGCATCAAACGATGCCGCTGAAAACGCATCTCACTTTTGAGCAGTCCTACGGCGGCGTTGATGGTGATAGCGCCTCAATGGCTGAGCTATGTGCCATTGTTTCTGCAATGTCAGGTATTCCAGTGGCGCAACATTTTGCGATCACAGGCTCAATGAATCAGTTTGGTGAAGCGCAGCCCATTGGTGGGGTCAATGAAAAAATTGAAGGCTTCTTTGATGTCTGTACCCTGAAAGGGCCGATGGCGAATCAAGGCGTCATAATTCCGCGCAGTAACCAGCAGCATCTGATGTTACGAAAAGATGTGGTAAGTGCCATTGAGCGCGGTGAGTTCCACATTTATGTCGTTGATCATGTCACGGATGCCATTGCGCTATTACTCCAGCGTCCAGCAGGTTTAGAGCAGCATGATGAGCAAATCAGCTTTGCCAAGGGCAGTGTTTATGCGTGCATTGCCGAAAAGTTTGAGCAGCGCTGGCAGTGGCTCGCGCAACATGCAATACACAAAGCGTCGTCGTGTTGA